One part of the Tenacibaculum sp. 190130A14a genome encodes these proteins:
- a CDS encoding vitamin K epoxide reductase family protein codes for MQDTLFILVQRLLKSNAISFDKDELAFQIQSHPSYPSLHAITGVLDHFNIENVAADVPANKETLVQLPDSFLAQISTDKGKDLIVVERKKQDYFIYNSENKKEKYTEEEFLQKFTGIIVAVEKTGESVQPEKKSNLIKFIALGLLIGLTGFSLYQSSVNLFTLGYFVLSVVGIVTSIAIVKQELGLKTSIGNAFCSGADDKKDCDAVLTSKGAEIIKGYKLSDLSVLYFSGLTLLTLAQISNPAIAYTISLLAIPVTLYSIYYQYAVVKKWCMLCLSIVGVLWLQAAVPLITNTYITEFVPTSFVTFGIVASITWLAWYYIKPLVAEVTELRKEKIEHVKFKRNFTLFDNLLQKSPQLHTQITNSQEIVFGNPNSTLELTIVTNPFCGHCKPVHEHIDEILHRYANNVKIKIRFNINIQDKEGDAVKITSRLIEIYHTQGSEACLKAMDAIYGGEKPEKWLQTYGNCNQKELYIEELERENTWCQDNSINFTPEILVNGRSFPKEYSRTDLIFFIEELEEKYQELVTIR; via the coding sequence TTGCAAGACACATTATTTATTTTAGTTCAAAGATTATTAAAGAGCAATGCTATTTCATTTGATAAAGACGAATTAGCGTTCCAAATACAAAGTCATCCATCATACCCAAGTTTACATGCTATTACTGGTGTGTTAGATCATTTTAATATTGAAAATGTTGCTGCAGATGTTCCTGCTAATAAAGAAACTTTGGTACAATTACCTGATTCTTTCTTAGCGCAAATATCCACAGATAAGGGAAAAGACCTTATTGTGGTTGAAAGAAAGAAACAAGACTATTTTATTTACAATTCTGAGAACAAAAAAGAAAAATATACCGAAGAAGAGTTTCTTCAAAAGTTTACAGGAATTATTGTTGCTGTAGAAAAAACAGGTGAGAGTGTTCAGCCAGAGAAGAAATCTAATCTTATCAAATTTATAGCTCTTGGTTTATTAATTGGTTTAACAGGTTTCTCTTTATATCAAAGCTCAGTTAATTTATTTACACTTGGCTATTTCGTATTATCTGTTGTCGGAATTGTTACAAGTATTGCTATTGTTAAACAAGAATTAGGATTAAAAACATCTATCGGAAATGCCTTTTGTTCAGGAGCAGATGATAAGAAAGATTGTGATGCTGTATTAACCTCTAAAGGAGCAGAAATTATAAAAGGATATAAACTTAGTGATTTAAGTGTGTTATATTTTTCTGGACTTACTCTATTAACGTTAGCACAAATTTCTAATCCTGCCATTGCCTATACCATTAGTTTATTAGCAATTCCAGTTACTTTATATTCTATCTATTATCAATATGCTGTTGTAAAAAAATGGTGTATGTTATGTTTGAGTATTGTAGGGGTTTTATGGTTACAAGCAGCAGTTCCTTTAATTACCAATACGTATATCACTGAATTTGTACCAACCAGCTTTGTTACTTTTGGTATCGTTGCTTCAATAACCTGGTTAGCTTGGTATTATATAAAACCATTAGTAGCAGAAGTAACTGAATTAAGAAAAGAAAAAATAGAACATGTTAAGTTTAAAAGAAACTTTACGTTGTTTGATAATTTATTACAAAAATCACCGCAATTACATACCCAAATAACAAACAGTCAAGAGATTGTTTTTGGAAATCCTAACTCAACTTTAGAGTTAACCATTGTAACCAATCCATTTTGTGGACATTGTAAGCCTGTGCATGAGCATATTGATGAGATTTTACATCGCTATGCAAATAATGTAAAGATCAAAATCAGGTTCAATATCAATATTCAGGACAAAGAAGGTGATGCTGTAAAAATTACTAGTCGTCTCATAGAAATATACCATACCCAAGGAAGTGAGGCTTGTTTAAAAGCTATGGATGCCATTTATGGAGGAGAAAAGCCAGAAAAGTGGTTGCAAACTTATGGTAATTGCAATCAAAAAGAATTGTATATCGAAGAATTAGAAAGAGAAAATACTTGGTGTCAAGATAACTCAATTAATTTCACTCCAGAAATATTAGTAAACGGAAGGTCATTCCCTAAAGAATACAGTAGAACAGACCTAATCTTCTTTATAGAAGAACTAGAAGAAAAATATCAAGAATTGGTAACGATTCGATAA
- a CDS encoding YifB family Mg chelatase-like AAA ATPase, producing MLIKVYGSAVFGIEATTITIEVNIDKGIGYHLVGLPDKAVSESSYRISAALSNNGFKLPGKKIIINMAPADIRKEGASYDLPLAIGILAASNQIRSKNIEHYIIMGELSLDGSLQPIKGALPIALKAKEEGFKHFILPEENAKEAAIVNDIEILGVNNITEVIHHFNEKEQLQPTIIDTQAEFYKNIDFPEFDFSDVKGQESIKRCMEIAAAGGHNIILIGPPGAGKTMLAKRLPSILPPMTLEEALETTKIHSVVGKIKSTGLIYQRPYRNPHHSCSDVALVGGGQYPQPGEISLAHNGVLFLDELPEFKRAVLEVMRQPLEDREVTISRARFTITYPSSFMLVASMNPSPSGYFNDTNAPITSSPSEMLRYLSKISGPLLDRIDIHIEVTPVPFEKLSEERKGESSISIRKRVTQARAIQSERFKHSSTTHYNAQMNVKQLNEFCKLSEESKLLLKNAMEKLNLSARAYDRILKVSRTIADLANEKDICSSHISEAIQYRSLDREGWIG from the coding sequence ATGTTAATAAAAGTCTATGGATCAGCCGTTTTTGGTATTGAGGCCACAACAATAACTATTGAGGTTAATATTGATAAAGGTATCGGGTATCATTTAGTGGGACTTCCCGATAAAGCTGTCAGCGAAAGTTCTTATCGAATTTCAGCAGCACTTTCAAACAATGGATTCAAACTTCCAGGAAAAAAAATAATCATTAACATGGCTCCTGCCGATATAAGAAAGGAAGGTGCCTCCTATGATTTGCCTTTAGCTATAGGAATTTTAGCTGCTTCTAATCAAATTCGTTCAAAAAATATAGAACACTATATTATTATGGGAGAACTTTCTCTTGACGGAAGTTTACAACCTATAAAAGGTGCCTTACCCATTGCTCTTAAGGCAAAAGAAGAAGGCTTTAAACATTTTATTCTTCCTGAAGAAAACGCAAAAGAAGCTGCTATTGTAAATGACATTGAAATACTAGGAGTCAACAATATCACTGAAGTTATACATCATTTCAATGAAAAAGAACAACTGCAACCCACTATCATTGATACGCAAGCAGAATTTTATAAAAATATTGATTTTCCCGAATTTGACTTTTCAGATGTAAAAGGGCAAGAAAGTATAAAACGCTGTATGGAAATTGCAGCCGCTGGAGGACATAATATTATTTTAATAGGACCACCTGGAGCGGGAAAAACAATGTTAGCAAAAAGACTTCCCTCTATATTGCCTCCAATGACTTTAGAAGAAGCTTTAGAAACAACAAAAATACATTCAGTTGTAGGAAAAATAAAAAGTACTGGACTTATTTACCAACGTCCCTATCGTAATCCGCATCATTCTTGTTCGGATGTGGCTTTGGTTGGAGGTGGTCAGTATCCTCAACCTGGCGAAATATCATTAGCACATAATGGTGTTTTGTTTCTTGATGAACTTCCTGAATTTAAAAGAGCTGTTCTCGAGGTAATGCGTCAACCTTTAGAGGATCGAGAGGTCACCATTTCTCGTGCAAGATTTACCATTACCTATCCAAGTAGCTTCATGCTAGTTGCTAGTATGAATCCAAGTCCTTCAGGGTATTTTAATGATACCAACGCTCCTATAACCTCTTCACCTTCTGAAATGTTACGTTATTTAAGCAAAATATCAGGGCCTTTATTAGATAGAATAGATATCCATATAGAAGTAACTCCAGTTCCTTTTGAAAAACTTTCAGAAGAAAGAAAAGGAGAAAGTAGTATTTCTATTAGAAAGAGAGTAACCCAGGCAAGAGCAATTCAGTCAGAACGTTTTAAACACTCTTCTACAACACATTACAATGCTCAAATGAATGTGAAACAGCTAAATGAATTTTGTAAACTATCAGAAGAAAGTAAATTGCTCTTAAAGAATGCTATGGAAAAACTTAACCTTTCTGCCAGAGCTTACGATAGAATTTTAAAAGTATCTCGTACAATTGCTGATTTAGCCAATGAAAAGGATATTTGTTCGTCTCACATATCTGAAGCAATACAGTACAGAAGCCTTGACAGAGAAGGATGGATAGGTTAA
- a CDS encoding peptidase domain-containing ABC transporter produces MKRFPNYRQTEAKDCGPTCIKIIAKHYGKTINTQQLRKLSETTREGSSLLGLSEAVESIGFKSLGIKLAFNKLKEAPFPCIIHWNKNHYVVLYKIKKDTVYISDPAHGLITFTKEEFIQHWIGNNADENTEEGIALLVEPTPKFYSEEFEEDEKFGFGFIFRYLFKYKKFVVQLIIGLLAGSLLQLILPFLTQSVVDVGIKNQDINFVYLILFAQLFLFIGKASLEIIRSWILLHLSTRINISLISDFFIKLMKLPISYFDVRMTGDLLQRINDHKRIERILTTSSLTVLFSFFNLIIFSFVLAYYSLQIFGVFVLGSVLYFGWVLFFFKKRKELDYKRFSQVSQEQSKVIELINGMQEIKLHNAERRMRWNWEYVQARLFKVATKSLALEQTQSVGSNFINELKNMFITILSAKLVIDGNITLGMMMAISYIVGQLNGPITQLINFMRDVQDAQISVDRLGEIHNMEDEEKPEDEKVTQIPPNAAIKLNNISFRYTGGLEPVLKDLSLEIPANKTTAIVGVSGSGKSTLMKLLLGFYQVDKGDIMINNFNLKNISQKEWRRNCGVVMQEGYIFNDSIAKNIAVGEDYVDKEKLAHAIDVANISDYIESLPLGYNTKIGSEGNGLSTGQKQRLLIARSVYKNPKFLFFDEATSALDANNEKVIMGKLNTFFADKTAVVIAHRLSTVKNAHQIVVLDKGKIIEKGTHQELIKLKGSYYHLVKNQLDLGK; encoded by the coding sequence TTGAAAAGATTTCCAAACTATCGACAAACTGAAGCAAAAGATTGTGGTCCAACATGTATCAAGATCATTGCAAAACATTATGGTAAAACAATTAACACACAACAACTACGTAAATTAAGTGAGACCACTAGAGAAGGTAGTAGTTTATTAGGATTAAGTGAGGCTGTTGAATCAATCGGATTCAAATCCTTAGGGATAAAACTAGCGTTTAATAAGCTTAAAGAAGCTCCTTTTCCGTGTATTATCCATTGGAATAAAAATCACTATGTAGTTTTATATAAAATCAAAAAGGATACAGTATACATTTCTGATCCTGCTCATGGGCTCATCACCTTTACCAAAGAAGAATTCATTCAACATTGGATAGGTAACAATGCCGATGAAAACACAGAAGAAGGTATTGCGTTACTTGTTGAACCTACTCCTAAGTTTTACAGCGAGGAGTTTGAAGAAGATGAAAAGTTTGGCTTTGGATTTATTTTCAGATATCTCTTTAAATACAAAAAGTTTGTTGTTCAGTTAATCATTGGGCTATTAGCAGGAAGTTTATTACAATTAATTCTTCCTTTTTTAACCCAAAGTGTGGTAGATGTTGGTATTAAGAATCAAGACATCAACTTTGTGTACTTAATCTTATTTGCACAGTTGTTCTTGTTTATTGGAAAAGCTTCTTTAGAGATTATTAGAAGTTGGATTCTATTACATCTTAGTACAAGAATCAATATTTCTTTGATTTCCGATTTTTTCATCAAGTTAATGAAATTACCTATTTCTTATTTTGATGTGAGAATGACAGGAGATTTATTACAAAGAATCAATGATCATAAACGTATTGAGAGAATCTTAACGACATCCTCTTTAACAGTATTGTTCTCCTTTTTCAATTTAATCATATTCAGTTTTGTACTGGCATACTATAGCTTACAAATATTTGGTGTTTTTGTACTGGGAAGTGTCTTGTATTTCGGTTGGGTACTTTTCTTCTTTAAGAAACGAAAAGAGCTTGATTACAAACGATTCTCTCAAGTAAGTCAAGAACAAAGTAAAGTGATTGAGCTGATCAATGGAATGCAGGAAATAAAACTCCATAATGCCGAAAGACGTATGCGATGGAATTGGGAATATGTACAAGCCAGGTTGTTTAAAGTAGCGACCAAAAGTTTAGCCTTAGAACAAACACAAAGTGTAGGATCTAACTTTATCAACGAACTTAAAAACATGTTCATTACCATACTCTCTGCCAAACTAGTAATTGATGGAAACATCACACTAGGTATGATGATGGCTATTAGTTATATCGTAGGACAATTAAATGGTCCTATTACACAGCTAATCAATTTTATGAGAGATGTACAAGATGCACAAATATCGGTAGACAGGTTAGGAGAAATACACAACATGGAAGATGAGGAAAAACCAGAAGATGAAAAAGTAACACAAATTCCTCCAAATGCAGCCATCAAACTCAACAATATCTCTTTTAGATATACTGGAGGATTAGAACCTGTGTTAAAAGATTTATCTCTTGAAATACCGGCTAATAAGACTACCGCTATTGTAGGAGTTAGTGGTAGTGGAAAGTCTACACTTATGAAACTATTGTTAGGCTTTTACCAAGTAGACAAAGGAGATATTATGATTAACAATTTCAATTTAAAGAATATCTCACAAAAGGAATGGAGAAGAAACTGTGGAGTGGTGATGCAAGAAGGATACATCTTTAATGATTCTATTGCTAAGAACATTGCTGTAGGAGAAGATTATGTAGATAAAGAGAAGCTAGCACATGCTATCGATGTAGCAAACATCTCTGATTATATAGAGAGCTTGCCTTTAGGATACAATACCAAGATAGGAAGTGAAGGTAATGGACTAAGTACAGGACAAAAGCAACGTTTACTCATTGCTAGGTCTGTATATAAAAATCCGAAGTTCTTATTCTTTGATGAAGCTACTAGTGCTTTAGATGCCAATAATGAAAAGGTAATTATGGGAAAACTGAACACCTTTTTTGCAGATAAAACTGCAGTGGTGATTGCCCATAGGTTGAGTACGGTAAAAAATGCACATCAAATTGTGGTATTAGACAAAGGAAAGATCATTGAAAAAGGAACTCATCAAGAGTTAATCAAATTAAAAGGAAGTTATTATCACTTAGTAAAGAATCAATTAGACCTAGGTAAATAA
- a CDS encoding LytTR family DNA-binding domain-containing protein, which yields MIRTIIIEDEPNALKSLKLGIQYYIPSLQIIGEGTTIEEGKQIIEQLRPELVLLDIRLGTKDAFQLLDSLDSLDFEIIFTTAYGEFKETAFDYFALNYLMKPIDFEKLKTVISSYQERKVKRFTPEKYDFLRQFFSSGFKKISVPSNKGYDLIDIDDIMWCEASGNYTIIFMEGKRKLMTSKQLKHYENILTEVGFFRIHRSLLVNIKKVNKIKENIVVMKNKTELTISRRNKRNIEMLMKVIG from the coding sequence ATGATAAGGACGATTATTATTGAAGATGAACCGAATGCGCTAAAATCCCTTAAACTCGGTATTCAATATTACATTCCATCTTTACAAATAATAGGAGAAGGAACAACAATTGAAGAAGGAAAGCAAATAATAGAACAATTACGTCCAGAATTAGTTTTGTTAGATATACGCTTAGGAACTAAAGACGCATTTCAATTATTAGATAGTTTAGACTCGTTAGATTTTGAAATTATTTTTACTACTGCTTATGGTGAGTTTAAGGAAACAGCATTTGATTATTTTGCGCTGAATTACTTAATGAAACCAATAGATTTCGAAAAATTAAAAACTGTAATATCATCTTATCAGGAAAGAAAAGTAAAACGATTTACTCCTGAAAAGTATGACTTCTTAAGGCAGTTTTTTAGTTCTGGTTTTAAAAAGATTTCAGTTCCATCTAATAAAGGGTATGATTTAATTGATATTGATGATATTATGTGGTGCGAAGCCTCAGGGAACTATACTATTATTTTTATGGAAGGGAAAAGAAAGTTAATGACCTCTAAACAATTAAAACATTATGAAAACATCCTAACGGAAGTTGGCTTTTTCAGAATTCATCGTTCTTTATTGGTGAACATTAAAAAAGTAAATAAAATAAAAGAAAATATAGTTGTTATGAAAAATAAAACAGAACTAACCATTTCTAGAAGAAATAAAAGAAACATTGAAATGCTAATGAAGGTTATTGGTTAA
- a CDS encoding vitamin K epoxide reductase family protein gives MKDNLIYQIQQLLAYCKIHFDKKELAFQIKSHPAYPSLYATTSMLSHFDIENLALSIPNNLETLKQLPKTFLAQINTEDGKSFTVVNKEEKYCTILTVDKKKKRLTYKEFSEKFTGIIVVVKKDEHIAKSSKNNIDKTILILSTALLLILLSFTAISIWSFLYFALSVVSILISNTIIQQEQGHQTSLGNALCSATTEKKDCDAVLTSEGALLFNRFKLSSISLVYFTGLTLSSLLLFLRGYNLDILFVISLSALPITIYSIYYQSVKVKKWCMLCLGIVVILWAQITIASVNLQFNKFSIESVLLTVFGFLVATLFWNQLRPKLKSLKELDQTKIDYFKFKRNYNLFKVLLEKSAPIDTSIHTTSEIVLGNNNAPLNITIVTNPFCGHCKPVHALVENILKKHHNEVQIYVRFNVNTANLENDALKVSSRLLEIYNNTEERDTCLTAMRQIYEGMPVTDWLSKWGECSEKENYTNILKQESAWCTQNAINFTPEILINGRSFPKEYDRTDLIYFIEELSEDFSKTNSEFELIA, from the coding sequence TTGAAAGACAATCTTATCTACCAAATTCAGCAATTACTTGCTTACTGCAAAATTCATTTTGATAAAAAAGAATTAGCATTTCAAATAAAAAGTCATCCTGCATATCCAAGTTTATATGCAACAACAAGTATGTTATCGCATTTTGATATTGAAAATCTAGCTTTGTCAATTCCTAATAACCTAGAAACATTAAAGCAACTGCCTAAAACTTTTCTAGCTCAAATCAATACGGAAGATGGGAAAAGTTTTACTGTGGTTAATAAAGAGGAAAAATACTGTACTATTCTTACGGTAGATAAAAAGAAAAAAAGACTCACTTACAAGGAGTTTTCAGAGAAGTTTACGGGAATTATTGTTGTTGTAAAAAAAGATGAACATATAGCTAAGAGCTCTAAAAATAATATTGATAAAACCATATTAATATTATCTACAGCTCTACTTCTTATCTTGCTATCTTTTACAGCAATATCTATTTGGTCTTTTTTATATTTTGCTTTGTCTGTTGTTAGCATTCTTATAAGCAATACTATAATTCAACAAGAACAAGGCCATCAAACCTCATTAGGAAACGCACTTTGCTCAGCTACCACTGAAAAAAAAGATTGTGATGCTGTATTAACCTCTGAAGGAGCTTTACTTTTTAACCGTTTTAAACTAAGTTCAATAAGCTTGGTATATTTTACCGGTTTAACCCTATCTTCATTATTACTCTTTTTGAGAGGCTACAACTTAGATATTTTATTTGTAATCAGCCTTTCAGCATTGCCTATTACAATATATTCAATCTATTATCAAAGTGTAAAAGTAAAAAAATGGTGTATGCTTTGTTTAGGGATAGTGGTTATTCTTTGGGCACAAATAACAATTGCTTCTGTAAACCTTCAGTTTAATAAATTTTCTATTGAATCAGTTTTACTGACTGTATTCGGTTTTTTAGTTGCTACGCTATTTTGGAATCAACTGAGACCAAAGCTAAAGTCGCTAAAAGAATTAGATCAAACGAAAATCGATTATTTCAAATTCAAGAGAAATTATAATTTATTCAAAGTTCTTTTAGAAAAATCAGCACCTATAGATACAAGTATTCATACTACTTCTGAAATTGTACTTGGAAACAATAATGCTCCTTTAAACATTACAATTGTTACAAACCCTTTTTGTGGTCATTGTAAACCAGTACATGCATTAGTTGAAAATATTCTAAAGAAACATCATAATGAAGTACAAATATACGTGCGGTTCAACGTTAATACAGCCAACCTAGAAAATGATGCTCTTAAAGTTAGCAGTAGATTATTGGAAATATATAATAACACAGAAGAAAGAGATACTTGTCTTACTGCTATGAGACAAATATATGAAGGCATGCCTGTTACCGATTGGCTATCCAAGTGGGGAGAGTGCTCTGAAAAAGAAAACTATACAAATATCTTAAAACAAGAAAGTGCTTGGTGCACTCAAAATGCAATCAATTTTACTCCAGAAATATTAATAAACGGAAGATCCTTCCCTAAGGAATATGACCGGACAGACTTGATATATTTTATAGAAGAGTTATCTGAAGACTTTTCTAAAACAAATAGTGAGTTTGAATTAATTGCTTAA
- a CDS encoding tetratricopeptide repeat protein — protein MKLKTFQRDKELFFLVTLFFVSFSLSFAQNSKLDSLQNVLSSFNQKDTTRVNLLIQVANEIPRKNIDKAIKLSKESLELADSIGYVKGKAKGLFVTGELELTKLNLVEGREYIEKALTLYKELSNKKEIARCLSEIGHSYTYGRDSENAIIYYKKALLISEEIKDSVKILKTLGNLGISYSRKGEHEKALDYFKRSLKINEEFDDKKSISKSLNHIGIVYARQANYPEALEYFLKALEITQKLGNKREIVRPLHNIGNIYNKQENYSKALEYLKKSLVLVEEMNETKAIAGTSINLGNIYLKLGQIDKALEYFRKALAISEEKKLNGLMANSLHNLGMVYNKKKEYESSLKYFQRALAIRLKIGDRLGASDSYIGISNAYYGKRDYTKALNNTLEAHELAMKLKNIASQKKTYELLSKVYYDTKKYKKAYENQLGFKKVSDSLFNKKKIEKMTQLQYEYAYKKRLDSAAERERFLKNEVNIIDGQLEASQEQKLWWIIGFFGLIVFLIFMYRKQRFEQLKAQVENNNLRFQALNMQMNPHFIYNSLSSIQQFVLGNDSFSAQQYLTRFSFLIRAILSACKRDTISLEKEIDIINNYAELEKKRFENVFDFEIVNNVDDSSEIYLPPLLIQPLVENAIIHGVSTLKDRKGFIRISFNMVDQELECVIEDNGIGIETSKKEREQRIIGHESIALNNIKERLKLLDKKKGQRLFVHPSSSEEYGTETRIVIPVLL, from the coding sequence ATGAAATTAAAAACCTTTCAAAGGGATAAGGAATTATTCTTTTTAGTAACCCTGTTTTTTGTTAGTTTTTCTTTGAGCTTTGCACAGAATTCGAAATTAGATAGTCTACAGAATGTGTTAAGTTCTTTTAATCAGAAAGATACTACTAGAGTTAACTTGTTAATTCAAGTAGCAAATGAAATACCTCGAAAAAATATTGATAAGGCTATAAAACTAAGTAAGGAATCTTTAGAGCTTGCAGATAGTATAGGTTATGTAAAAGGGAAAGCAAAAGGTTTATTTGTTACTGGAGAATTAGAATTGACCAAACTGAATTTAGTAGAAGGTCGGGAGTATATAGAAAAAGCTTTAACCCTTTATAAAGAGCTTTCTAATAAAAAAGAAATAGCGCGTTGCCTTTCAGAAATTGGGCATAGTTATACCTACGGAAGAGATTCAGAAAATGCAATAATATATTATAAAAAAGCATTGTTAATATCTGAAGAAATTAAAGATAGCGTTAAGATTTTAAAAACTCTAGGGAATTTAGGAATTAGTTATAGTAGAAAGGGCGAGCATGAAAAGGCTCTAGACTATTTTAAAAGATCTTTAAAGATTAATGAAGAGTTTGACGATAAAAAAAGTATTTCGAAAAGTTTAAATCATATTGGTATTGTATATGCTAGACAAGCGAATTATCCAGAAGCATTGGAGTACTTTTTAAAGGCATTGGAAATAACACAAAAACTTGGTAATAAGAGAGAAATTGTACGTCCTCTGCATAACATAGGTAACATATACAATAAACAAGAAAACTACTCGAAAGCTCTTGAATATTTAAAGAAGTCTTTAGTATTAGTTGAAGAAATGAATGAAACTAAAGCAATTGCAGGAACATCAATTAATTTGGGGAATATTTATTTAAAACTAGGACAAATTGATAAAGCTTTAGAATACTTTAGAAAAGCTTTGGCTATTAGTGAAGAAAAGAAACTCAACGGGTTAATGGCTAATAGCTTGCATAATTTGGGGATGGTTTACAATAAGAAGAAAGAATATGAAAGTTCGTTGAAATATTTTCAAAGAGCATTGGCTATTAGATTAAAAATAGGAGATCGTTTAGGAGCAAGTGATTCCTACATTGGAATTTCAAATGCTTATTATGGGAAAAGAGATTATACCAAAGCTTTGAATAATACATTGGAGGCTCATGAATTAGCAATGAAACTTAAAAATATTGCAAGTCAAAAAAAGACTTATGAGTTACTTTCAAAAGTATATTATGATACAAAAAAGTATAAAAAAGCTTATGAAAATCAGTTAGGTTTTAAAAAAGTAAGTGATAGTCTTTTTAATAAGAAGAAGATTGAAAAGATGACACAACTACAATATGAGTATGCTTATAAAAAGCGTTTAGATTCAGCTGCCGAAAGAGAACGTTTTCTAAAAAATGAAGTGAATATTATCGATGGTCAATTAGAAGCTTCTCAAGAGCAAAAGTTATGGTGGATAATTGGTTTTTTTGGTTTGATTGTATTCTTAATCTTTATGTATAGGAAACAACGATTTGAACAGTTAAAAGCACAAGTAGAGAACAATAACTTAAGGTTTCAAGCACTTAATATGCAAATGAACCCTCATTTTATTTATAACAGCTTGAGTAGTATACAACAGTTTGTTTTAGGAAATGATTCTTTCAGTGCACAACAATATTTAACAAGATTTTCTTTTTTAATACGTGCTATTTTATCTGCCTGCAAGAGGGATACCATTTCTTTAGAAAAAGAGATAGATATTATAAATAATTATGCAGAATTGGAAAAAAAACGATTTGAAAACGTTTTTGATTTTGAAATAGTAAATAACGTAGATGATAGTTCAGAAATATATTTACCACCACTTCTTATTCAGCCATTGGTAGAAAATGCCATAATACATGGAGTTTCAACTTTAAAAGATAGAAAAGGGTTTATTCGTATTTCATTTAATATGGTAGATCAAGAATTAGAATGTGTTATTGAAGACAATGGAATTGGAATTGAAACTTCCAAAAAAGAAAGAGAACAACGTATTATTGGACATGAATCTATCGCTTTAAATAATATAAAAGAGCGTTTAAAATTACTTGATAAAAAGAAAGGACAGCGTCTTTTCGTGCATCCTTCGAGTAGTGAAGAATACGGAACCGAAACGCGAATAGTAATACCTGTATTATTATGA
- a CDS encoding DNA-binding response regulator, whose translation MKKEKNSALIVDSCPFICEKYKELLTLSRKESKNEIYNIDVAYNNEGAFDVIKKIIETERYLEFILLELKLPPTKDKKILSGLDFGILVRKLLPTTKIIVITSCNDNYLVHGVFKNLNPEGFLIKSDLTSETLKNAVKSVSNDTPYYSQTVLKLLRKEISNNFQLDSMDRKILYELSIGSRMKDLPNYIPLSVASIEKRKRQLRKVFGVKEKGDRELILKAREKGFI comes from the coding sequence ATGAAAAAAGAGAAGAATTCTGCTTTAATAGTGGATAGTTGTCCGTTTATATGTGAGAAATATAAAGAGCTATTAACCCTGTCTAGAAAAGAATCAAAAAATGAAATTTATAACATCGATGTAGCTTATAATAATGAAGGTGCTTTTGATGTTATAAAAAAGATTATTGAAACGGAGAGGTATTTAGAGTTCATACTTTTAGAATTGAAACTGCCTCCAACAAAGGATAAGAAAATACTGTCAGGATTAGACTTTGGTATTTTAGTTCGTAAATTACTTCCAACAACAAAAATTATTGTAATCACTTCTTGTAATGATAATTATTTAGTTCATGGAGTTTTTAAAAATTTAAACCCAGAAGGCTTTTTAATTAAATCTGATTTGACTTCAGAAACATTAAAAAATGCAGTGAAATCGGTGAGTAATGATACTCCATATTATAGTCAAACAGTTTTAAAACTTTTACGAAAAGAAATTTCAAATAACTTTCAATTGGATTCTATGGATAGAAAAATATTATACGAGTTATCCATTGGGTCTAGAATGAAAGATCTACCAAACTATATCCCTCTTTCCGTAGCAAGTATTGAGAAAAGAAAACGCCAATTGCGAAAAGTTTTTGGAGTTAAAGAAAAAGGAGATAGAGAACTCATATTAAAAGCACGAGAGAAAGGATTTATATAA